TCTAGTAGTTGGTATATGTAGATACACTTTAGCTCTGAAATTTGGGTCTCCGGAAGCCACACAGCTCAtgtatatcatgaaacataatcATTGAAGAAATATGTTGTTTGTTGCTGATTTTGTTTTGCTTTTCTGATATGGCTGCTTTAGAGTCAACTCCAGCTTGCATTATCTTATTGATAGAGAGGTCATACATTATTTTGGTATCTTACTATCTTCCTCTCATTTCTTTTATGCTAAGAAGGGATACACAGACGTATGTGATAGTTAATATTTGCAGGTAAACCTAAAATCATGGCTCCTCAAAGTTTACAGCTTGTTTATATCATGAAGCAGATTAAACTAAGGAATATGGTGCCTGATACTTCTGTTGTGCAGATTGAAGATTGTGGTGGAATATTTCTGCCGTTTTGTCTTTTGATTCATGCAAAAACTTTTTTCTTTGACTTCTCTGTTGTTATTCTTGACGACAACTCAGTAACTCTCACTGCATGTGTTCAGAGAAGATTGAAGATTGTGGTGTTCTTTATGGAAAGTTGGGAACTCTTTCTTCGTGCTAAATATGAGGTTTGAAGCTGAAACGATTCATTTTCTTGAGAGGATGAACCACAGATGGTGATGCTTCCAAAGGTAAAACCAAGTTTCTAGAATGAGAATAGTTATATCCACTAATTttcattcttatttttttttcttaatcttcTTGTCAAAAACAACAATCCCTTTATGCATGACTGACAGTCAATATCCAAAATAAATGACAAGAACTGCAACTCTGAGCCGAGGATCTGTACAGAGATCGAACTGGACATCGTTCGTCTTGAGCCTAGCTTCGGCAGTTCAGcatatatttttagtttttacCTTTTAAACCACATCTTCGATTCTATTAATTATCTCAGGTGCTGATACGCAGTGGAAGAGAATTGAAAGGAAACGAAAGCTAATGTTCAATCATTGTTAGTGCTTTATCACCCaaacttttgtttttcttttttactttatgTCTACGCAGTCAGTCAATATATAGTTTAATGCAATAAATACAGCTTTATTGTGAATGATTCGATCACCATTTATTGAATCCACTACCATGGTGCGAATCATTGGCACGAGGATAGGAGGATATATAGTGTTTGCAAAATTAAACTATTTTCAATTTCATAACAAAAGTATCATCCTTTCTTCTAATCACCACCAAGATTAATTATGTGAAGATTACAAGTTAGAGACGGTAGAGCACTAGAAATTAAACTCATCCAAAGAAGAAAGGGCTGTCTGCATGGAAATTTCTATGTGCAATATCGGAAACGCGAGACGTACACGAAGTGGAAGCCGGCCGACAGTAGGAATCATTGAAATGGTCAGAGCGGCTTATCGGTACACATAATCACACTGGGCTGGCTACTCGATCAACCACGGTATCTCAAATTCGTTTTTCCTTTTCGAAATGAAAGATTCCCTCTTCAGTCAATTATGGGTGGGTCTTCGTTAATTCATCATGAAATTTAATACGTGCATCATTTGAAGCAAAGAATATTTTGCAGGACGCAGTGTTTCCTTCTTCATGGCCGAAAGGGAGACATGGAGTGCTATTCCACGTGCAGACGACAGGTGAATCGGGTACTGCATGTGGAGATGAGGACGAGGTTGCACCAATTAAGGGAGAAGGGTGGCCTGTTGCAGGAGATGAGGAGTCCCAGTGCAATTAATTGCTTCACTGTTTCACGCGTAGGAGAAggtatgattaattaattaattaattaatggctGATCAGTCAGAGTAGTGCGACTCCAACAGCTCCAGAGATGTGAAAGGGTCGAAAATGGCAGAGGCATACAAAGCGGGAGGGAATCAGGTCAGCTAGCTGCATGGCATCAGCCGTCAGGCTCATGCTTTACTCTGATGTTTCTCTTTCATGCAAGTCGAGAGCAACATGGTGGGGAAATGGCCGTGTGTGTATCATTCAATGGGTTGGCAGGAGCAGGATAGCAGATGCACGTGTGGGGTGGGGGCGCCGTGAATAAGACTCGCGTCGAGATGTCAGAGTCATCCGGTGGAGGTCGATCGAAAATTTTCGACCGATTTTCATGGATCGACCTTAGAAAATTCGAATCTGTATGGGTGCGTTTTGCTTTGGCCTGATGACACTGGCAGTTGAGCATGTTCTTGGGAATTTTGTTGACTAATATTTTACCCGAGAAAGTTTCCAATCGTTGATTGCAGGTGAGTTTCACGGGTGAACAGACGAGACGAAGAGGATCAgttcatatttttttctctttctcctCGTCTCCACTTTAGTTAAAAGATACTGAAAGCGCAATTTATATTTGTCTTCTCTTTTAGAGTAAAGACAATTTAAGAAATTTATATAATTGAAGTCGTCAGAGCGGGAAAAACAAAAGTTAATCATTTTTTTCCCTTAAATATGAAGTTGGATTGGATAAGAAAACAAAAGTTAGAAGACATGCTTTCATTCTTTCATTAAAGACTAAAGATTAAAGATTGATCATGTGGCCTGTCTCCTGTGCGCTCCTCGACGagttgagaattttttttaaaaaaaaataatatgattaattttcttttgttacaaaaaaaaaaaactttttagtttgatttttttCATTCTCTAATATTCAGCCGCGACCTTCGTTCATCACCTTCGTATAAAAGTGGCGGGAGACAGCTGTTGCTAGGTTTAGTTCCTCTCGTCGGGCTTGTCTTTTTTTTATAAAGTGGGTCGAGGATGACAGACGTATCAGTAGATGTC
This region of Zingiber officinale cultivar Zhangliang chromosome 9A, Zo_v1.1, whole genome shotgun sequence genomic DNA includes:
- the LOC122018795 gene encoding uncharacterized protein LOC122018795 isoform X1; protein product: MRYICRWGLVVGICRYTLALKFGSPEATQLIVNSSLHYLIDREVIHYFGKPKIMAPQSLQLVYIMKQIKLRNMVPDTSVVQIEDCGGIFLPFCLLIHAKTFFFDFSVVILDDNSVTLTACVQRRLKIVVFFMESWELFLRAKYEV
- the LOC122018795 gene encoding uncharacterized protein LOC122018795 isoform X2, which codes for MRYICRWGLVVGICRYTLALKFGSPEATQLIVNSSLHYLIDREVIHYFGKPKIMAPQSLQLVYIMKQIKLRNMVPDTSVVQIEDCEKIEDCGVLYGKLGTLSSC